One segment of Candidatus Dadabacteria bacterium DNA contains the following:
- a CDS encoding dodecin domain-containing protein, with amino-acid sequence MAVARVTEVIGSSDKSWDDAVQEALDRANSTLRGLTGIEVTKMNARIEDGKIAEYRSHVRITFILED; translated from the coding sequence ATGGCTGTAGCTAGAGTAACAGAGGTCATAGGATCATCTGATAAGTCATGGGATGACGCTGTGCAGGAAGCTCTTGACAGGGCGAACTCGACCCTAAGGGGTCTTACCGGAATTGAGGTAACGAAAATGAACGCCCGCATAGAGGATGGGAAGATTGCCGAGTACCGTTCCCACGTCAGGATCACCTTCATTCTGGAGGACTAA
- the prfA gene encoding peptide chain release factor 1 produces MFEKLEELERKFVELERALGDPDISAQQRIKCSKERAELEDVVSVYARLKEVAEAAEENRKLLDDTELAPLAREELEELSEEKSELEAKLRKLLLPKDPNLGKNVFLEIRAGAGGEEAALFAADLLRMYSRYCENRRWKFETITLNETGIGGIKELVVRIEGREVYGKLRYESGVHRVQRIPSTEAGGRIHTSTATVAVLPEADEVDVEVDEKELKVDTFRSSGPGGQHVNKTDSAIRITHLPTGIVVQCQDNRSQQKNRVHAMSMLRAKLYEIEEQKRASEISRTRKTQVGSGDRSEKIRTYNFPQGRITDHRISLTLHKIEAVLGGELDPLLEPLAAHFQAESLKNLSEA; encoded by the coding sequence CTGTTTGAGAAGCTTGAGGAACTCGAGCGGAAGTTCGTCGAACTTGAGAGGGCGCTCGGCGACCCTGATATCTCTGCCCAGCAGAGAATCAAATGCTCCAAGGAACGTGCGGAGCTTGAGGACGTAGTCTCTGTCTACGCGCGGTTAAAGGAAGTCGCGGAGGCTGCCGAGGAGAACCGCAAGTTGCTCGATGACACGGAGCTTGCGCCTCTTGCCCGTGAGGAGCTTGAAGAGCTTTCCGAGGAGAAAAGCGAACTCGAAGCTAAACTCAGAAAGCTTCTTCTGCCTAAAGATCCGAATCTCGGGAAAAACGTGTTTCTTGAGATAAGGGCCGGAGCCGGAGGGGAAGAGGCGGCTCTTTTCGCGGCCGATCTCCTCAGAATGTACTCCAGGTACTGCGAGAACCGCCGCTGGAAATTTGAAACCATAACGCTTAACGAAACCGGGATCGGCGGGATAAAGGAACTTGTGGTAAGGATCGAAGGACGGGAAGTTTACGGCAAGCTCAGGTATGAAAGCGGGGTTCACAGGGTTCAGCGAATACCCTCGACGGAGGCTGGCGGGCGAATACATACGTCAACGGCGACAGTCGCTGTACTTCCGGAGGCCGACGAGGTTGACGTGGAAGTGGACGAGAAGGAACTCAAGGTAGATACTTTCAGGTCTTCGGGCCCCGGGGGGCAACATGTCAACAAGACGGATTCCGCGATAAGGATAACCCATCTTCCAACGGGAATCGTCGTGCAGTGTCAGGACAATCGCTCGCAGCAGAAAAACAGGGTCCATGCGATGAGTATGCTACGCGCGAAGCTTTACGAGATTGAGGAGCAAAAACGCGCAAGCGAGATCTCGCGCACCAGGAAAACCCAGGTCGGAAGCGGGGACAGAAGCGAAAAAATAAGAACCTACAACTTTCCTCAGGGGAGAATAACCGACCACAGAATAAGTCTCACTCTCCATAAGATAGAGGCTGTACTGGGAGGAGAGCTTGATCCTCTGCTGGAGCCTCTCGCAGCCCATTTTCAAGCCGAAAGTCTTAAGAATCTGTCAGAGGCCTGA